Genomic window (Prevotella melaninogenica ATCC 25845):
TGCCTTATAAGCCAGCTAACTGGGCTCCTGTAAGTCTTGAGGGTTATAAGGATAAGGATTTTGCAATGACAATTGGCTATCCTGGCTCTACTAATCGTTACTTGTCTTCGTTCGGTATACAGCAGCGTAGAGACATCGAGAACACCGTTCAGGTACAAGTTCGTGATATCAAGCTCGCTATTATGAAGAAGTACATGGATAAGAACGAGAAGACTCGTCTCCAATATGAGAACAAGTACGTTACATCAGCTAACTACTGGAAGAACTCTATTGGTATGAATAAATGTATTGATTCCATCGGTTTGATTCGTCAGAAGGCTGAATATGAGGCTAAGATACAGAGATGGTTGGATGAAAAGACCGTGAAGGACCCTACTGTAAATGTTGATCTCAAGAAGTTAAGCAACCTTTATAAGGAGAGTGCTGAGCCTGCTCTGGTTCAAGCTTACTGGAACGAGTCATTCTGGAAGGTGTCTGAATTGATTCAGAGAGCTATTGATATCACCCGTGGTGCTATCGAACCACAGGGCCCTAAGGATGATGAATCAGCACAGTATGTACAGTTTAAGGACAATAGTAGCGACTGGAACTTAGCCCTTGATAAGGAAATGACAGCCGCTATGTTGAAGAACTATGCTGAACACGTACCTGCTGCGTATCGTCCAGAAGTATTTAATGTTATCAAAACAAAGTTCGGTAACAATTATAAGAAGTACACTGACTGGCTCTATGCAAATAGTAAATTACTTGTTAAGGACCATAAGTTCTATAATGATGAGAACACACTCAACGACCCAGGTATACAGCTTGGAGTAGAACTCGTGATGCTCTATCAGCAAGTTATGACCAACTATGTTAGCAAGATAGAAGCTATCGAGCAGGAAGAGAAGAAACTTTGCGAGGCAAAGGTACAGATGGAGATGGATATGCCACATTACAGTGACGCTAACTTCACGATGCGTATGTCTTATGGTCAGGTAGGTGGTTATATGATTGGTGGCTTTGACAGCAACTACTACACAACTGCTGAGAGTCTTGTTGAGAAGATGAAGTTAGGTAAGAAACTTGAGGATTACAAGGTTGAGCCTATTATGATGGACCTTATGAGTGCTAAGAACTTTGGTCGTTATGCTGATAAGACAACTGGTAAGATGCAGCTTTGCTTCCTTACTAACAATGATATCACTGGTGGTAACTCAGGTTCTCCAATGTTCGATGGTAAGGGTCGCCTTATTGGTCTTGCTTTCGACGGTAACTGGGATAGCCTTTCAAGCGATATCAACTTCGATCGCAAGCTCGCACGTTGTATTGGTGTTGACATCCGTTTCGTCCTCTACCTGATGGATAAGTGGGGTCATGCTGACCGCCTACTGCAGGAAATTAACCCACAGTAAGGGTTACTCCTAATATATTAAAATAGGTATGTTCAAGAATGAGCATACCTATTTTTCTTTTGAAAAGTAGTATCTTTATGGGTATATTATCAGCTTATTGGCTTTTACTGTAAGCATACTACATTTTTATTTAGATAATAACGAAAAGGGTAATCATTAATATTATTACCAAGAATACATAAGAAAACAGTCCCAACTGATATTCTTTCTTTGTCAGTAATGCCTCTTGTTCTTTCATCTTTCGTTCGGGAAACATACGAAACATTAAGA
Coding sequences:
- a CDS encoding S46 family peptidase → MKKSTLLIAGLLALGSTSMHADEGMWTLYNLPDAVYEQMVAEGFQLPRNMLYGAPNAISNSVINFSGFCSGVVVSPNGLVFTNHHCGFSAINALSTVEHDYMKDGFYAKSYAEELPSKDLFVSFMKKQEDITPRVNKLIAGKNAEQTEAIIDSLTNHLTDSIKTIDKTLHISVDAFYEGNKYYATTYQDFQDVRLVFTVPKSMGKFGGETDNWMWPRQTSDFSVFRIYADPKTNGPAAYSKDNVPYKPANWAPVSLEGYKDKDFAMTIGYPGSTNRYLSSFGIQQRRDIENTVQVQVRDIKLAIMKKYMDKNEKTRLQYENKYVTSANYWKNSIGMNKCIDSIGLIRQKAEYEAKIQRWLDEKTVKDPTVNVDLKKLSNLYKESAEPALVQAYWNESFWKVSELIQRAIDITRGAIEPQGPKDDESAQYVQFKDNSSDWNLALDKEMTAAMLKNYAEHVPAAYRPEVFNVIKTKFGNNYKKYTDWLYANSKLLVKDHKFYNDENTLNDPGIQLGVELVMLYQQVMTNYVSKIEAIEQEEKKLCEAKVQMEMDMPHYSDANFTMRMSYGQVGGYMIGGFDSNYYTTAESLVEKMKLGKKLEDYKVEPIMMDLMSAKNFGRYADKTTGKMQLCFLTNNDITGGNSGSPMFDGKGRLIGLAFDGNWDSLSSDINFDRKLARCIGVDIRFVLYLMDKWGHADRLLQEINPQ